DNA from Dama dama isolate Ldn47 chromosome 5, ASM3311817v1, whole genome shotgun sequence:
CAACAACCCTCTGGTCACCTCAGGGACACGTCAATGGCCTCACTCCCACCATGATCGACTCACCATCCCTGAGATGCCGCCAGCGACAAAGCTGATGCCCACGGAGGTCTGGTCCTTTGGCCTGAGCCTGCTCAGCCAGCTCTTCACCAGCTCATAGTTGAACCAGTACAGAGCTTGGGGGCACGGGGATGCACTCATTAGAGACTGGGAGGGCAGTGGGGTAGGCCCAGACGTCCCATCTCCCACGGACCTACATCACAACCACTCCCTCCCAATTATGAAGCCTGCATGCTATGTGCCAGTGGATTTCACAGGCCCAGGGCAGGAAGTGTCTCATGAAAACATGGGGCCCACTTCACGTGTGAGATGGATACTCACGGCTCAGAGAAGTTACATGACTTATAGATTAGTAGTAGCAAAACTGGGGCTTAGCTGTAGACCTCCTGGGGCCCCTCACCTCAACCCCTGCCCTCTGGGTGCCTACCTGAGAAGGGCACATCCCGAAGGGCAGTGGGACCCCAGCCCAGCCAGAGTGAGCGCCAGCCACCCTGAGCCACAGCCGCTCGGACACAGGTGCCCAACTCCCGGTATGACAGGTGCTGAGCCTGCAGCTTTGTCCGCACCAGCTCCAGGGGGCTGATCACAGTCACGGTGCCCACTGTGGGGAACGGGAGGATGGGTCAGCTCACAGGTCCCAGAGGCAGCCGTCCCAGAGTCCGGGGGCCTTAAACATCCCTCCACCCCAAGGCTGGCAGAGGTTGGGAGTCCGGACTGGGCTCCTGCACTGGGGGGACGGTCAAAGGGAGACGGCGGGCCCAGGGCTGTGCTCACGGCGGGCCAGTGCGCCAGCCACCATGGGAGCGtagaggtcagaggtcagggctCGATCACACAGGAAGGCCTTGAGTTGGTCGTAGGCGGTGAAGTAGACGGCAGTGGCTGGCACAGTCATCACCCTGGGGGTGTGTATAGGTTAGCCAAGACTCTCCAAAGCTCCCAAATTTCCCAAGGTTCCCTGGCCCCACTCAGCCAGCCAACACTGGGAATAAGAGGTTGGAATTGGGGGGATCAGGGGGAGGCAAGCCGCAGAACTGGGGTGCTCACAGGGTGGCTGGGAGGCCGCTCCACAGGGTCCTGGTGCCCTCATGACGCACAATCTTCACAAAAGCATCCTGGTCACGCAGACACCAGCCCAGAAGGAGGAAGGATGAAATGAACAAAGCTTGTGGCAGGGCTGGCCCAGGCTGGACCCTCGCCTGACACCCTCGCTTCTACCCCAGGAGCCCCTCAGGCCTCCACACATGTAACTCCCTATTTGACACCAAACAGACTCttactcaggcttcccaggtagcattagtgataagaatatgcctgccaacgcaggagacacgagacatgggtttgagcccagggttgggaagataacctggaagaggaaagagcaatccactccaatactggtgcctggaatattccatgggcagaggagcctggtgggctacagtccatggggtctcaaggagtcggacacgactgagcatggaACAGGAGGGACTCCTAATCACCTTTCAAAACCTTGTGAAGACCATGCCCCCTCGGGGAGCCCTTCCCAAAATGAACTGGCCATCTCTATGTGCTTTAGGCTACCCACTGTTTTCTGGATCTACTGCCCTACCAATCTGTATCCCTCCGAATGCCTACAGACCCATCCAGGGCACAGCTGCTCCTCACCATGGTACCAGTGAAGCGAGtggggtcctgaaaccaggtggCACAGCGGGCACCATTTGGGCACAGGTAGAGGGGCTCTAGGACACCATTGCAGTACAGGAGGCACTTCCCTGTGGACCGGAGAGAGGAGGGcactggggaaggggtgggggcatCAGAAAGACAGGGCCCTGGGACCTCACAGGGAGGTGGTGAGCTCCCATCCCTGGAGGGCCAGCGGAGCCTGGGGTCCCTGGGTGGACGTTCTAGTGTAGGACAGA
Protein-coding regions in this window:
- the SLC25A39 gene encoding probable mitochondrial glutathione transporter SLC25A39 isoform X2 codes for the protein MADQDPGGISPLQQMVASGAGAVVTSLFMTPLDVVKVRLQSQRPSVASELMPPSRLWSLSYAKWKCLLYCNGVLEPLYLCPNGARCATWFQDPTRFTGTMDAFVKIVRHEGTRTLWSGLPATLVMTVPATAVYFTAYDQLKAFLCDRALTSDLYAPMVAGALARLGTVTVISPLELVRTKLQAQHLSYRELGTCVRAAVAQGGWRSLWLGWGPTALRDVPFSALYWFNYELVKSWLSRLRPKDQTSVGISFVAGGISGMVAATLTLPFDVVKTQRQVALGAVEAVRVMPPHADSTWLLLRRILAESGTRGLFAGFLPRIIKAAPSCAIMISTYEFGKSFFQRLNREQLLSP
- the SLC25A39 gene encoding probable mitochondrial glutathione transporter SLC25A39 isoform X1: MADQDPGGISPLQQMVASGAGAVVTSLFMTPLDVVKVRLQSQRPSVASELMPPSRLWSLSYAKLPSSLRSTGKCLLYCNGVLEPLYLCPNGARCATWFQDPTRFTGTMDAFVKIVRHEGTRTLWSGLPATLVMTVPATAVYFTAYDQLKAFLCDRALTSDLYAPMVAGALARLGTVTVISPLELVRTKLQAQHLSYRELGTCVRAAVAQGGWRSLWLGWGPTALRDVPFSALYWFNYELVKSWLSRLRPKDQTSVGISFVAGGISGMVAATLTLPFDVVKTQRQVALGAVEAVRVMPPHADSTWLLLRRILAESGTRGLFAGFLPRIIKAAPSCAIMISTYEFGKSFFQRLNREQLLSP